From Brevibacillus marinus, a single genomic window includes:
- a CDS encoding sigma-54 interaction domain-containing protein, with protein sequence MPEKLPLTVIVFGFHGETLQKLSEWDRQGVLSLLGVWAASAAPTCLSAQVPLLDPDRLPPAGAHTVRLIYLAEQQKVYRDKADEWQRQQRGTAILDADAFWLLEMLVEQALALQELEKELKMFQTISMYSHEGIQLVDAAGTILYINPSFSRITNIPPEERLGKSIYDVSPNGALVQALKRREPVLGWRSTSEGSDVETISNAAPIFVDGELIGAVTTFQDVTEIKHLSLQLREREQQISHLHDQLRHVHAAQYTFADIIGESEAIQKMVELAKKAARTRSTVFITGESGTGKELFAHAIHAASEFHHKPFVVVNCAAIPAELLESELFGYEKGAFTHATKQKIGKFELANEGTIFLDEIGDMSPPLQAKILRVLQTKEVERIGGLTPIKVNVRVIAATNRNLQELVKAGKFREELYYRLNVVRLEIPPLRQRISDLPALVRVLMRRISRRTGLNPMTLTNKGLAVLAEYHWPGNVRELENFLERLMNESTSSVIPDSLVQRHINKISGTGAAGGEEAQPLSRDPAILPLRVLEREHIRNALALYGHSLEGKKKAALSLGISIATLYNKIKRYQLLPQEYGDH encoded by the coding sequence ATGCCGGAAAAATTGCCGTTAACCGTCATTGTTTTCGGATTTCATGGAGAAACGCTGCAGAAGCTGAGCGAATGGGATCGACAGGGGGTTCTCTCCTTGCTCGGTGTCTGGGCAGCCTCCGCTGCGCCGACGTGTTTGTCGGCACAAGTGCCGCTGCTGGACCCAGACCGCTTGCCTCCCGCCGGCGCGCACACGGTCCGGCTGATCTATCTCGCCGAGCAACAGAAGGTGTATCGGGACAAGGCAGACGAATGGCAGCGGCAGCAGCGCGGCACGGCGATCCTCGACGCGGATGCGTTTTGGCTGCTGGAGATGCTCGTGGAACAAGCGCTCGCGCTGCAAGAGCTGGAAAAAGAGCTGAAGATGTTTCAAACGATCTCCATGTATTCGCATGAAGGAATTCAGCTGGTCGACGCAGCGGGGACGATTCTCTATATCAATCCTTCTTTTTCCAGAATTACGAATATTCCGCCGGAAGAGAGGCTGGGAAAGAGCATTTATGACGTGTCGCCCAATGGCGCGCTGGTACAAGCCTTAAAGAGAAGAGAGCCGGTGCTGGGCTGGCGGTCGACGAGTGAAGGGTCGGACGTGGAAACCATCTCCAACGCCGCTCCCATTTTTGTCGACGGCGAACTGATTGGAGCGGTTACGACGTTCCAGGATGTCACGGAGATCAAACATCTTTCCCTCCAGCTCAGGGAACGCGAGCAGCAAATCAGCCATCTGCACGACCAGCTGCGTCATGTCCACGCGGCGCAGTACACCTTTGCCGATATTATTGGCGAGAGCGAAGCGATCCAAAAGATGGTCGAGCTGGCCAAAAAAGCGGCGCGGACCCGCTCTACCGTATTTATTACCGGTGAGAGCGGCACGGGCAAGGAGCTGTTTGCGCACGCCATCCACGCGGCCAGCGAGTTTCATCACAAGCCGTTTGTGGTCGTAAACTGTGCGGCGATCCCCGCCGAATTGCTGGAAAGCGAACTGTTCGGGTACGAGAAGGGGGCGTTTACCCATGCGACGAAGCAAAAAATCGGCAAATTCGAATTGGCCAATGAAGGCACGATCTTCCTCGACGAAATTGGCGATATGAGCCCTCCCTTGCAGGCGAAAATCCTGCGCGTCCTGCAGACCAAAGAGGTGGAGCGGATTGGCGGCCTGACGCCGATCAAGGTAAACGTGCGGGTCATTGCCGCCACCAACCGCAATCTGCAGGAACTGGTCAAAGCGGGAAAATTTCGCGAAGAATTGTACTACCGCCTGAACGTAGTGCGCCTGGAAATCCCGCCGCTGCGCCAGCGGATCAGCGATTTGCCCGCGCTCGTCCGGGTCCTGATGCGCAGGATCAGCCGCCGCACCGGATTGAACCCGATGACGCTGACCAACAAAGGACTGGCTGTGCTGGCTGAATACCACTGGCCGGGCAACGTGCGGGAGCTGGAGAACTTTCTCGAACGGCTGATGAACGAGAGCACCTCATCCGTCATCCCCGATTCCCTGGTGCAGCGGCACATCAACAAAATCAGCGGAACGGGCGCAGCGGGTGGCGAGGAGGCGCAGCCCCTCTCGCGCGATCCGGCGATCCTGCCTTTGCGCGTGCTGGAGCGCGAGCACATCCGCAATGCGCTGGCCCTGTACGGACACTCGCTGGAAGGGAAGAAGAAAGCGGCGCTTTCGCTCGGGATTTCCATCGCGACACTGTACAACAAGATCAAACGGTATCAGCTGCTCCCGCAGGAGTATGGCGATCACTGA
- a CDS encoding sodium:solute symporter family protein encodes MNLAAWTWAITIIACLFFLFMSFRFREKASSSFAQYAIAGGTLPFALILFTDIATIMGVGNFVGHAAKGYEIGMANIPFVVGEQGAKIVFALVFAGFAAKFSYNTIGELMNDLLLRDKMSRALIGILTACIMIAWIGGQAKGMGDLFAVFSGTDPLWMILFFSAIFILYTMIGGIYSVVWTELIQGGLIVVLGLWFYYQVFARTDFSFSTLQANLNEVGAGHLIAFQLSFAEVATLFITGCFGVLAAQVYWQRCFAAREPKSASRAMLYSGIVAIVFTSLTTMAGLVTKAENPNLDPNQAMPWLILEQMSQTTALLFFLLVFLAAISSAASLLHSAAVIIINDLVIPHTAGKTDNQYVRYTKWCVLLVGVFAIGAALWAQSIIGLFSMAYTMAGGGVIPVLLVGLLWKRKRQERFQMGMHNSRVSPWGARIGLVSGAICSVTWGILWGVLIAALLTVLISYFVPRKRDLAAEPTAPSP; translated from the coding sequence TGTTTATGTCGTTTCGCTTTCGCGAAAAGGCGAGCAGCAGTTTTGCGCAGTACGCGATTGCCGGGGGTACGCTTCCGTTCGCCCTGATTCTGTTTACGGACATCGCAACGATCATGGGTGTGGGAAACTTCGTGGGGCACGCGGCCAAAGGCTATGAGATCGGGATGGCCAATATCCCGTTTGTCGTTGGCGAACAGGGGGCCAAAATTGTCTTCGCCCTCGTCTTTGCCGGCTTTGCGGCCAAATTCAGCTACAACACCATTGGCGAACTGATGAACGATTTGCTGCTGCGGGACAAGATGTCGCGAGCGCTGATCGGCATCTTGACAGCCTGTATCATGATTGCCTGGATTGGCGGGCAGGCCAAAGGGATGGGCGACCTGTTCGCCGTCTTCAGCGGTACCGATCCGCTCTGGATGATCCTCTTCTTTTCGGCGATTTTCATCCTCTATACGATGATTGGCGGCATCTACTCTGTCGTGTGGACGGAATTGATCCAGGGCGGGCTGATTGTCGTGCTCGGGCTTTGGTTTTACTATCAGGTTTTTGCGCGGACGGATTTCAGCTTCAGCACGCTGCAGGCGAATCTGAACGAGGTGGGGGCCGGCCATTTGATTGCGTTTCAGCTCTCTTTCGCTGAAGTGGCCACCCTGTTCATTACCGGATGTTTCGGAGTTCTCGCCGCCCAGGTATACTGGCAGCGTTGTTTTGCCGCCCGGGAGCCGAAATCAGCCAGCCGCGCCATGCTGTACAGCGGCATCGTGGCGATCGTCTTCACTTCGCTGACGACCATGGCCGGTCTCGTCACCAAAGCGGAAAATCCCAACCTGGACCCGAACCAGGCCATGCCGTGGCTGATCTTGGAGCAAATGAGCCAGACAACTGCGCTGCTCTTCTTTTTGCTCGTATTTCTCGCGGCCATTTCCAGCGCCGCTTCCCTGCTTCACTCCGCAGCGGTCATCATCATCAACGACCTGGTGATTCCCCATACGGCAGGCAAAACAGACAACCAGTATGTTCGCTATACGAAGTGGTGCGTGCTGCTGGTCGGTGTGTTTGCGATCGGCGCCGCTTTGTGGGCACAGTCGATCATCGGTCTCTTCTCCATGGCCTACACGATGGCCGGCGGCGGCGTGATACCGGTGCTGCTCGTGGGACTGCTGTGGAAGCGGAAGCGGCAGGAGCGCTTCCAGATGGGCATGCACAATAGCCGCGTTTCCCCCTGGGGTGCGCGGATCGGACTGGTTTCCGGCGCGATCTGTTCCGTCACCTGGGGAATTTTGTGGGGCGTGTTGATTGCGGCGCTGCTGACCGTGCTCATCTCCTACTTCGTGCCGCGAAAGCGCGACCTTGCAGCGGAACCAACGGCACCCTCACCCTAA
- a CDS encoding LysM peptidoglycan-binding domain-containing protein, with amino-acid sequence MPISPGTHVVYTVRSGDSLSSIADQFGTSVPALLQANALYPPITDPNLIYPGQVIVARIPGMSQQSAVLYQVAQGDTLFRIGERFSVGVDLLAALNQLQDPDFLRVAQLLTIPAFVYEVEPGDSLYRISRRFGVSLSALVRANRNRPGLSPELIYPGFRLVVPLPSSTNIAVLQPLPGTRVVPGQRLSGLARAFEATIQYQIRDAAGRVVTGERAITTSEGAPAFGQYNVAIVFDQPPLARTGTLMVYVRSARDGSIQDVVEVPVTF; translated from the coding sequence ATGCCGATTTCCCCGGGAACCCATGTCGTGTATACGGTTCGTTCCGGTGACTCTCTTTCCTCGATCGCCGACCAATTTGGCACGTCCGTACCGGCTTTGCTGCAAGCCAATGCGCTGTATCCGCCCATTACCGATCCCAATCTCATTTATCCCGGTCAGGTCATCGTGGCCAGAATCCCCGGCATGTCGCAGCAAAGCGCCGTGCTGTATCAAGTTGCGCAAGGGGATACGCTGTTTCGGATCGGCGAACGCTTTTCCGTCGGCGTCGACCTGCTGGCCGCGCTGAACCAGCTGCAGGATCCGGACTTCCTCCGCGTCGCCCAGCTGTTAACCATTCCCGCCTTTGTCTACGAAGTGGAGCCGGGGGATTCGCTCTACCGCATTTCCCGCCGTTTCGGCGTATCGTTAAGCGCGTTGGTGCGGGCCAATCGGAACCGCCCCGGTTTGTCGCCCGAGCTCATTTATCCCGGGTTTCGCTTGGTCGTCCCGCTCCCGAGCTCGACCAATATTGCCGTGCTGCAACCGCTGCCGGGAACGAGAGTCGTCCCCGGACAACGCTTGTCGGGCCTGGCGCGCGCGTTTGAAGCGACGATTCAATATCAGATTCGCGATGCGGCGGGCCGCGTCGTGACCGGGGAACGGGCCATCACCACCTCGGAAGGCGCCCCCGCGTTCGGACAGTATAACGTTGCGATCGTTTTTGACCAGCCCCCGCTGGCGCGAACAGGAACGCTCATGGTGTATGTGCGCAGCGCCCGTGACGGCAGTATCCAAGATGTGGTCGAAGTGCCCGTGACGTTTTAA